Proteins found in one Etheostoma spectabile isolate EspeVRDwgs_2016 chromosome 14, UIUC_Espe_1.0, whole genome shotgun sequence genomic segment:
- the hcn3 gene encoding potassium/sodium hyperpolarization-activated cyclic nucleotide-gated channel 2, with protein sequence MNSLSRSTDDHRDIGQSPAHKPETSRFRSWSSCRFSRWRSGSQRTSPPGTPSPKVEKKADVSKTLFSLVQTHNDDYTADPDDLLDTNKGGEECSNDTGSSQDQSTYFQKQFGSMLQPGVNKFSLRMFGSHKGVAAEQARVKSFGVWIIHPYSDFRFSWDIVMLLLMMSNLVILPWGITFFEDQNTLPWITFNVLSDTLFLMDLVFNFRTGIPGEDSHITLDPKEIRMQYLRTWFLVDFISSIPVDYIFLIVDLESLQESSDVYRTARALRIVRFTKILSLLRLLRLSRLIRYIHQWEEIFHMTYDLASAAVRIVNLIGMMLLLCHWDGCLTFMVPMLQDFPPDCWVSKNNMVNSTWHLQYSYALFMAMSHMLCIGYGAHPPEGMTDVWLTMISMVVGATCYAMFLGHATTLVQSLDASHRQYQEKYKQVEQYMSFHKLPADVRQRIHDYYEQRFQGKMFDEDSILGELSDPLKEEIVSYNCRGLVANMPLFANTDPHFVTVILTKLRFEVFQPADLIIREGTLGRKMYFIQHGTVTVIPRGSKEVTLSDGAYFGEICLLTQGRRTASVRADTYCRLYSLSVDSFNTVLEEHPLMRRAFECVAVDRLGRLTRRPSSIPSTDEKLPQQLQRETPVSNVEDICQTLTELDHIKKKPSM encoded by the exons ATGAACAGCCTGTCCAGGAGTACAGATGACCACAGAGACATCGGCCAGAGCCCAGCTCACAAACCGGAAACATCCAGGTTCCGTAGCTGGAGTAGCTGTCGCTTTTCGAGATGGAGAAGTGGTTCCCAGAGAACCAGTCCCCCTGGTACCCCCTCCCCAAAGGTAGAGAAGAAGGCTGATGTGAGCAAGACGCTCTTCTCCTTGGTTCAGACTCACAATGACGACTACACAGCGGATCCAGATGACCTGCTGGACACCAACAAGGGGGGTGAAGAATGCAGCAATGACACAGGGTCCTCACAGGACCAGTCCACCTACTTCCAGAAGCAGTTTGGGTCCATGCTTCAGCCCGGGGTCAACAAGTTCTCCTTGCGCATGTTTGGCAGCCATAAGGGTGTTGCTGCGGAGCAGGCCCGGGTCAAGAGCTTTGGGGTGTGGATCATCCACCCGTACAGTGATTTCAG GTTTTCCTGGGACATTGTCATGCTCCTGTTGATGATGAGCAATCTGGTCATTTTGCCCTGGGGAATCACCTTCTTTGAAGACCAGAATACCCTGCCTTGGATCACCTTCAACGTCCTGTCCGACACTCTCTTCCTCATGGACTTGGTTTTCAATTTCCGAACGGGCATCCCGGGAGAAGACAGCCACATCACCCTGGACCCCAAAGAGATCcgcatgcagtacctccgcacCTGGTTCCTGGTGGACTTCATCTCTTCCATCCCTGTTGACTACATCTTCCTCATCGTTGATCTGGAGTCCCTGCAGGAGTCGTCTGACGTGTACCGCACCGCCCGCGCCCTCCGCATCGTGCGCTTCACCAAGATCCTCAGTCTGCTGCGTCTTCTCCGACTGTCTCGCCTCATCCGCTACATTCACCAGTGGGAGGAG ATTTTCCATATGACTTATGATCTGGCCAGCGCTGCAGTGCGCATAGTCAACTTGATTGGTATGATGCTGCTGTTGTGCCACTGGGATGGCTGCCTGACCTTCATGGTGCCTATGCTGCAAGACTTCCCCCCAGACTGCTGGGtatccaaaaataacatggtg AATTCAACATGGCACCTTCAGTACTCCTATGCCCTGTTTATGGCCATGAGTCACATGCTGTGTATAGGATACGGAGCCCACCCTCCAGAAGGCATGACTGACGTCTGGCTCACCATGATCAGTATGGTCGTGGGGGCCACCTGCTACGCCATGTTCCTTGGTCATGCAACTACCCTTGTCCAGTCCTTGGATGCATCACATCGCCAGTATCAGGAGAAG TATAAGCAAGTGGAGCAGTACATGTCATTCCATAAACTGCCGGCAGATGTAAGACAGAGGATCCATGATTATTACGAGCAGCGATTCCAAGGCAAGATGTTCGATGAGGACAGCATCCTGGGAGAGCTCAGCGATCCGCTGAAGGAG GAGATTGTCAGCTATAACTGTCGAGGGCTTGTAGCTAACATGCCACTGTTTGCCAACACCGACCCTCATTTTGTGACAGTGATCCTGACCAAGCTACGTTTCGAAGTCTTCCAACCTGCAGACTTGATTATACGAGAAGGAACGCTGGGTCGGAAAATGTATTTCATCCAGCACGGCACCGTCACTGTCATCCCACGTGGCAGTAAGGAGGTTACGCTCAGCGATGGAGCATATTTTGGGG AGATCTGCCTACTAACCCAAGGACGACGCACAGCCAGCGTGAGGGCTGACACCTACTGTCGCCTTTACTCTCTAAGTGTGGACAGTTTCAACACTGTCCTGGAGGAGCATCCTCTGATGAGGAGGGCATTTGAGTGTGTGGCCGTGGACCGACTAGGCCGGTTGACTCGCAGACCCAGTTCTATTCCTTCCACGGATGAGAAACTTCCTCAACAGCTACAGAGAGAGACCCCTGTCAGTAATGTGGAGGATATTTGTCAAACTTTGACTGAACTTGACCACATAAAAAAGAAACCTTCAATGTAA